The genomic region CGCCCGCCGCGGGACCGTTCATCGCCGAGGAGGTCGTCGGCGCGGGGCGTGGCCTCGGCGGTCCCGACGTCGTGTACGACGGGCAGGCGAGCTTCTCCGAGGAGCTCGTCGAGATTCCCGAGAACCCCCTGGCCAGCGAGACGCCCGGCGAGATGCCCAGCCCGAGCGCCACGGAGTCGCCCGACTGGGAGCCCAGCGAGGACCCCAGCGACGACGGGTTCGGCGACGACCTTGACGAGGACTTCGACGAGGACTTCGACGAGGAGCTCGGCGACGAGGAGCTGACCGCGGCGCTGGAGGACTTCGAGGGCATGGCCATGACCCTGCGGTTCGACGGGGGCGCGCTCGAGCTGGAGATGGCCGGCGACGCCGGGGTCGAGGCGCTCCGCGACCTGACCGGCGACACCGGCGCCGACGCGATGTCCTCCCTGCCCGACGACACCGTGGCCGCGCTCGGGCTCGGGATGCGCGAGGGATGGCTGGGGTCGCTGATGGACTACGTCGGCGAGACCACCGGGGAGGACACCGACTCGCTGCTGGAGGAGGCCGAGGCCGAAACCGGCCTGGAGCTGCCCGAGGACGTGGAGACGCTGACCGGCGAGTCGGCCGTGCTGGCGATCGGTCCGGGCCTGGACTTCGAGGAGTTCTCCGATCCCGCCGGCCTGCCGATCGCCCTGAAGGTGCTCGGCGACACCGACGCGATCACCGAGGTCCTCGACGACCTGCGCAGCGCGAGCGGCGCGCCGGACGGCATCCTCGAGGCGGCCAGCGAGGACGGCGCCGTGGCGGCCGGCCTCGACGAGGACTGGCGCGACGAGGTGCTCGGCGACGGCGACCTCGGCGGCACGGAGAAGTTCAAGAGCGTGATCCGGGACGCCGACGACGCCGGTGGCGTGCTCTACCTCGACCTCGACGCGATGCTGAACCTGATCGGCTCCGGCCTGGGTGACGACGACGAGGTGCGCGCGAACCTGGAGCCGCTGGCGGCGCTCGGGATGACCTCCTGGGTCGACGACGACGTCTCGCACGGCGTGCTGCGGATCACCACCGACTGACCGGTCCGGCTACCGAGCCGGCCCGGTGGGCCCGGTGGGCCCGGTGGGCCCGGTGGGACTGCCTCAGGGCCGTCCCACCGGCGCCGTGGTCGCCCCGGTGACTCCCACCAGGTCGGCCGGGGCGATCTCCAGGTCCAGACCGCGCCGTCCGCCGGAGACGAAGACCGTCGGGTGGTCGAGCGCGGAGGCGTCCACGACCGTCGGGTGCTGCCGCTTCTGGCCGATCGGCGAGATGCCGCCGACGACGTACCCGGTGGCCCGCTCGGCGGCCCCGGGATCGGCCAGCTGCGCCTTGCCGGCCCCCACCGCGCGGGCCAGCGCCTTGAGGTCCAGCTGCCCCGAGACCGGCACGACCGCCACGACCAGGCCGGGCCGGCCGGTGCCGGGGAGCCGGTCCACGCTGGCCATCAGCGTCTTGAACACCCGGGCGGGGTCGAGCCCGAGCGCCGTCGCCGCCTCCATCCCGTAGGACTCCGCGCGGGGGTCGTGGTCGTACTCGTGCAGCGTGTGCGGCACCCCGGCGCGGGTCAGCGCCCGGGCGGCCGGCGTCGCGCCGGTGCTCTTCTTGGCCATGCCGGGATTCTCGCCGGGCGGGAGCTCGGGGGAGCGGCGGGGCCGGTCCTGGCTAGTTGGGCGACCAGCGGGTGCGCGCCACCTCGGTGGCCGGCAGCGAGGGGATCACGTTCATCGCCCGCAGCTCCGCGCGCAGCAGGTCGGTGACCAGCACCAGCCGGTCGCCAGCGTCCTCGGCCTCCAGCAGCGCCTGCCGCTCGGCCATCGGCAGCGGCGCGCAGGCGGCGAGGGTCCAGGACAGGTACGTCGGGTCCGTGGGCAGCGGGCCGTCGTACGGGTCGGACCGGATGCCCGCCAGCGCAGCGCGGTAGGCCGTGAACGTCGCGCGGGCCTGCTCCAGGACCTCCTCGGAGACCCCGGCGGTGGCCTCGGGGCGCTCGACGACGTGGCCCACCGGGAACGGTCCGCCGGCCTCCAGGCGCTGGAGCTCGATGCGGTCCAGGCCCACGCCGACCAGGTCGAACGTGCCGTCCTCGTGGGCCTCGACCTCGGTCACCCGCACCCGCACGCCGACCCGGAACAGGGACTGGGCCCCGTGGTCGCCGACCTCGTAGCCCTCCCGGATGCCGACCGTGCCGAAGATCCGGTCGGTGGGGTCCTCGATCCGCATCAGGTGGTGGATCAGGGCGCGGTAGCGGTCCTCGAACACCCGGAGCGGCACGCTCACGCCCGGGAACAACACCGCGTTCAGCGGGAACATCGGCAGCGTGCGGCTCACAGGCGCGACAGTAGTCCAGCAGGCGTCGGGGTTTCGGCCGCC from Nocardioides pantholopis harbors:
- the ybaK gene encoding Cys-tRNA(Pro) deacylase, whose translation is MAKKSTGATPAARALTRAGVPHTLHEYDHDPRAESYGMEAATALGLDPARVFKTLMASVDRLPGTGRPGLVVAVVPVSGQLDLKALARAVGAGKAQLADPGAAERATGYVVGGISPIGQKRQHPTVVDASALDHPTVFVSGGRRGLDLEIAPADLVGVTGATTAPVGRP
- a CDS encoding DUF3352 domain-containing protein — encoded protein: MLEHGRGGPLPPQPPRTRSGGGRRKLWWIGGGVAAAALLGAGAVGAWWYSATGPQPAEALPASTLGYASLDLDPSGGQKLDALRTLKKFPAIADEFGLDGDVGDIDVAQKVVELIESESGCEGLDYADDVEPWLGDRLAMGLVDAGEDEPVSVFVVQVTDGDAAEEGVETLDECAGGTSEPTGRVVVGDWMLVAQNQEIAEKVAEATEEGSLADDETFQRWIDEAGGAGIASVYAAPAAGPFIAEEVVGAGRGLGGPDVVYDGQASFSEELVEIPENPLASETPGEMPSPSATESPDWEPSEDPSDDGFGDDLDEDFDEDFDEELGDEELTAALEDFEGMAMTLRFDGGALELEMAGDAGVEALRDLTGDTGADAMSSLPDDTVAALGLGMREGWLGSLMDYVGETTGEDTDSLLEEAEAETGLELPEDVETLTGESAVLAIGPGLDFEEFSDPAGLPIALKVLGDTDAITEVLDDLRSASGAPDGILEAASEDGAVAAGLDEDWRDEVLGDGDLGGTEKFKSVIRDADDAGGVLYLDLDAMLNLIGSGLGDDDEVRANLEPLAALGMTSWVDDDVSHGVLRITTD
- a CDS encoding LON peptidase substrate-binding domain-containing protein, translated to MSRTLPMFPLNAVLFPGVSVPLRVFEDRYRALIHHLMRIEDPTDRIFGTVGIREGYEVGDHGAQSLFRVGVRVRVTEVEAHEDGTFDLVGVGLDRIELQRLEAGGPFPVGHVVERPEATAGVSEEVLEQARATFTAYRAALAGIRSDPYDGPLPTDPTYLSWTLAACAPLPMAERQALLEAEDAGDRLVLVTDLLRAELRAMNVIPSLPATEVARTRWSPN